In Streptococcus dysgalactiae subsp. dysgalactiae, the following are encoded in one genomic region:
- a CDS encoding zinc-dependent MarR family transcriptional regulator: MGTLEKKLDSLVNAILMKAENQHELLFGACQSDVKLTNTQEHILMLLSQERLTNTDLAKKLNISQAAVTKAIKSLVKQDMLAGTKDTVDARVTYFELTELAKPIAKEHTHHHDETLNVYSRLLKKFSAEEQEVVDKFLTVFAEELEG, from the coding sequence ATGGGGACTTTAGAAAAAAAACTGGATAGTTTAGTAAATGCGATTTTGATGAAGGCTGAAAATCAGCATGAATTATTGTTTGGGGCTTGTCAAAGCGATGTCAAGCTTACCAATACACAAGAACATATCCTAATGTTGTTATCGCAAGAACGTCTGACCAATACAGACTTGGCTAAAAAACTAAATATCAGTCAGGCAGCTGTTACCAAAGCTATTAAAAGTTTGGTGAAACAAGACATGTTAGCAGGGACTAAAGATACTGTCGATGCTAGGGTGACTTATTTTGAACTAACAGAATTAGCTAAACCGATTGCTAAAGAGCATACCCACCATCATGACGAAACCTTAAATGTTTACAGCCGCTTGTTGAAGAAATTCTCCGCAGAAGAACAAGAGGTGGTCGACAAGTTTTTAACAGTTTTCGCGGAGGAATTAGAAGGGTAG
- the ispE gene encoding 4-(cytidine 5'-diphospho)-2-C-methyl-D-erythritol kinase has protein sequence MVTIIERAPAKINLGLDIQGKRSDGYHDLSMVMVSIDLCDYVTVDHLDEDRIVFSSNCPKMPTNHNNNVYKAAQLMKDRFQIKTGVSLFLEKRIPVCAGMGGGSSDAAATIRALNQLWHLDLSQKDMIEIGMQIGSDVPYCLVAGCAQVTGKGEVVSQLAGQLSSWVVLVKPEFGISTRTVFSDINCDTISRVSIANLVAAIEAGDYNGILAEMGNSLEDISIAKHPFIQKIKDKMIQSGADIALMTGSGPTVFALCQTETQANRVVNSLKGFCKEVYKVRTL, from the coding sequence ATGGTGACAATCATTGAGAGAGCTCCTGCAAAAATCAATTTAGGGCTGGATATTCAGGGAAAACGCTCAGATGGATATCATGATTTGTCCATGGTTATGGTTAGTATTGACTTATGCGACTATGTGACTGTTGATCATTTGGACGAGGACAGGATTGTTTTTTCATCCAATTGTCCTAAAATGCCTACTAATCACAACAATAATGTCTATAAGGCTGCTCAGTTAATGAAAGACCGCTTTCAGATTAAAACAGGAGTGTCACTTTTTTTAGAAAAACGCATTCCAGTTTGTGCTGGCATGGGTGGCGGATCGAGCGATGCAGCAGCAACCATCAGAGCATTGAATCAATTATGGCACTTAGATCTCAGTCAGAAAGATATGATTGAAATAGGAATGCAGATTGGTAGTGATGTTCCTTATTGTTTAGTTGCAGGATGTGCCCAAGTGACAGGTAAAGGAGAAGTGGTCAGCCAACTTGCTGGTCAGTTATCGTCTTGGGTGGTTTTGGTAAAACCAGAATTTGGCATTTCAACACGCACAGTATTTTCGGATATTAATTGTGACACCATTTCAAGAGTGTCTATTGCTAATTTGGTTGCTGCGATTGAAGCGGGTGACTATAATGGCATATTGGCTGAAATGGGCAATTCTTTAGAAGATATTTCCATTGCGAAGCATCCCTTTATTCAAAAAATAAAGGACAAAATGATACAATCTGGTGCTGACATTGCCTTGATGACAGGCAGTGGACCAACGGTTTTTGCCCTGTGTCAAACAGAAACGCAGGCTAACCGAGTGGTCAATAGTTTAAAAGGGTTTTGTAAGGAAGTTTATAAGGTGAGAACCCTGTAA
- a CDS encoding metal ABC transporter ATP-binding protein, which produces MRYISVENLSFQYESEPVLEGITYHLDSGEFVTMTGENGAAKSTLIKATLGILKPKVGQVTIAKKNKDGKKLRIAYLPQQVASFNAGFPSTVYEFVKSGRYPRSGWFRHLNKHDEEHVQASLEAVGMWESRYKRIGSLSGGQKQRVVIARMFASDPDIFVLDEPTTGMDSGTTDTFYELMHHSAHKHGKSVLMITHDPEEVNAYADRNIHLIRNQKLPWRCFNIHDVEADDDKGGHAHA; this is translated from the coding sequence ATGAGATACATATCAGTGGAAAATCTCTCCTTTCAATATGAGAGTGAGCCTGTTTTAGAAGGCATCACTTACCATTTAGATAGTGGAGAATTTGTCACCATGACTGGCGAAAATGGTGCCGCAAAGTCAACCTTGATTAAGGCGACCTTAGGCATTCTCAAGCCAAAAGTTGGTCAAGTTACCATTGCCAAGAAAAATAAAGATGGTAAAAAATTAAGAATTGCTTATTTGCCACAACAAGTGGCTAGTTTTAATGCTGGTTTTCCCTCTACCGTTTATGAGTTTGTCAAGTCAGGTCGATACCCACGCAGTGGTTGGTTTAGACACTTAAACAAACATGATGAGGAACATGTTCAAGCAAGTCTTGAAGCTGTTGGCATGTGGGAAAGTCGCTATAAGAGAATTGGTAGTTTATCAGGTGGTCAAAAACAACGTGTGGTTATCGCTCGTATGTTTGCTTCTGACCCAGATATTTTTGTGCTAGATGAGCCAACGACAGGAATGGACAGTGGGACAACTGATACTTTCTATGAATTGATGCATCATAGTGCGCATAAACATGGCAAATCGGTATTGATGATTACTCATGATCCCGAAGAAGTAAACGCCTATGCTGATCGCAATATTCATTTGATTAGGAATCAAAAGCTTCCTTGGCGTTGTTTCAACATTCATGATGTTGAAGCGGACGATGATAAAGGAGGTCATGCGCATGCTTGA
- a CDS encoding metal ABC transporter permease, which produces MLDILSYDFMQRAVMAVVAISIFAPILGIFLILRRQSLMSDTLSHVSLAGVAFGVVLGISPTITTIIVVVLAAILLEYLRVVYKHYMEISTAILMSLGLALSLIIMSKSNSSSNMSLEQYLFGSIITISMEQVIALFAIAVIILVLTILFIRPMYILTFDEDTAFVDGLPVRLMSVLFNIVTGVAIALTIPAAGALLVSTIMVLPASIAMRLGKNFKSVIFIGIVIGFVGMLCGIFLSYYWETPASATITMIFISIFLVVNLLALIRKKL; this is translated from the coding sequence ATGCTTGATATTTTGTCTTATGACTTTATGCAACGGGCGGTAATGGCTGTTGTGGCAATCAGTATTTTTGCTCCAATTTTAGGGATTTTTCTCATTTTACGTCGTCAGAGTTTAATGAGTGATACTCTTAGTCACGTTTCTCTAGCTGGGGTAGCTTTTGGGGTGGTTCTTGGGATTTCACCAACTATCACCACTATTATCGTGGTAGTTTTGGCTGCGATTTTACTAGAATACCTGCGTGTTGTTTACAAGCACTATATGGAAATTTCGACGGCTATTTTGATGTCACTTGGTTTGGCCTTGTCCTTGATTATCATGAGTAAGTCTAACAGTTCTTCCAACATGAGTTTGGAACAGTATCTTTTTGGGTCTATTATCACAATTAGCATGGAGCAAGTCATTGCCTTATTTGCTATCGCGGTGATTATTTTGGTTTTGACCATTCTGTTCATTCGTCCAATGTATATTTTGACCTTTGATGAGGACACTGCTTTTGTAGATGGTCTACCTGTTCGCTTGATGTCTGTTCTGTTTAATATTGTGACAGGGGTAGCCATTGCCCTGACTATTCCGGCAGCAGGAGCACTCTTGGTTTCAACGATTATGGTTTTGCCAGCAAGTATTGCCATGAGATTGGGTAAAAATTTCAAATCTGTTATCTTTATTGGTATTGTTATCGGTTTTGTTGGTATGCTTTGTGGTATTTTCCTTTCTTACTATTGGGAAACGCCAGCCAGTGCAACTATTACGATGATTTTCATTAGTATCTTCCTTGTGGTGAACCTTTTGGCGTTGATTCGTAAAAAACTATAA